Proteins found in one Heptranchias perlo isolate sHepPer1 chromosome 23, sHepPer1.hap1, whole genome shotgun sequence genomic segment:
- the LOC137341245 gene encoding myosin-1B-like: MGDSEMAVFGAAAPFLRKTDKERLEAQNLPFDAKTACYVHDDKELYVKGTLKSKEGGKATVETLLDKKTVTVKDDQVFPMNPPKFDKVEDMVMMTHLNEASVLYNLKERYAAWMIYTYSGLFCVTVNPYKWLPVYNPEVVSGYRGKKRQEAPPHIFSISDNAYQAMQTDRENQSILITGESGAGKTVNTKRVIQYFASVAAASDKKKETQSAGKGTLEDQIIQANPLLEAFGNAKTVRNDNSSRFGKFIRIHFGTTGKLASADIETYLLEKSRVTFQLKAERSYHIFYQMMTNHKPEIVEACLITTNPYDYQFISQGEITVKSIDDTEELVATDTAIDILGFVIEEKWGIYKLTGAVMHFGNMKFKQKQREEQAEPDGTEDGDKVAYLTGLNSADLLKCLCYPRVKVGNEFVTKGQTVQQVHNSVGALAKSIFEKMFLWMVIRINQQLDTKQARQFFIGVLDIAGFEIFDYNSLEQLCINFTNEKLQQFFNHHMFVLEQEEYKKEGIDWEFIDFGMDLAACIELIEKPMGIFSILEEECMFPKASDTSFKNKLHDQHLGKSNNFQKPKPVKGRPEAHFSLVHYAATVDYSITGWLEKNKDPLNESVIGLFQKSSVKLLGHLYAASAEAESSGKKAGKKKGSSFQTVSALFRENLGKLMSNLRTTHPHFVRCLIPNETKTPGIMENHLVIHQLRCNGVLEGIRICRKGFPSRIIYGDFKQRYRILNASAIPEGQFIDSKKASEKLLGSIDVDHTQYKFGHTKVFFKAGLLGALEEMRDEKLAQLVTRTQAVCRGFLMRVEFKRMMERREALYILQYNIRSFTNVKHWPWMQLFFKIKPLLKSAETEKEMANMKEEFEKTKEALTKSEARRKELEEKMVSLSQEKNDLQLQVQSEGETLADAEERCEGLIKNKIQLEAKVKEINERLEDEEEMNAELTAKKRKLEDECSELKKDIDDLELTLAKVEKEKHATENKVKNLTEEMASLDENIAKITKEKKALQEAHQQTLDDLQAEEDKVNTLTKSKTKLEQQVDDLEGSLEQEKKLRMDLERSKRKLEGDLKLSQETTMDLENDKQQLDEKLKKKEFEISQLQSKVEDEQALASQLQKKIKELQARIEELEEEIEAERASRAKTEKQRADLSRELEEISERLEEAGGATAAQIEMNKKREAEFQKMRRDLEESTLQHEATAAALRKKQADSVAELGEQIDNLQRVKQKLEKEKSELKMEVDDLASNMESVSKAKANLEKVARTLEDQVSELKTKHDEHQRLINDLSTHKARLGTENGELNRQVEEKEALVSQLTRGKQGFTQQIEELKRQLEEETKAKSALAHALQSARHDCDLIREQYEEEQEAKAELQRGMSKANSEVAQWRTKYETDAIQRTEELEEAKKKLAQRLQDAEEHIEAVNSKCASLEKTKQRLQGEVEDLMIDVERANSAAAALDKKQRNFDKVLADWKQKFEENQAELEAAQKESRSLSTEVFKMKNAYEESLEHLETLKRENKNLQQEISDLTEHLGESSKVLHELEKAKKTAEQEKSEIQSALEEAEASLEHEESKILRIQLELNQVKSEVDRKIAEKDEEIEQLKRNHQRIVETMQNALESEVRSRNDALRIKKKMEGDLNEMEIQLGHANRQASEAQKHLRNLQGQLKDTQLKLDDACRSQEDLKEQLAMVERRSGLQQAEIEEIRAALEQTDRVRKIAEQELTDVTERVQLLHSQNTSLINTKKKLDSDLNHLQSEMEETIQESRNAEDKAKKAITDAAMMAEELKKEQDTSAHLERMKKNLEQTVKDLQHRLDEAEQLAMKGGKKQLQKLESRVRELENELEAEQKRGIDATKGVRKYERRVKELSYQSEEDRKNVLRLQDLVDKLQMKVKAYKRQSEESEEQANVHLTKFRKVQHELEEAEERADIAESQVTKIRSKSRDIIGKAAEE; the protein is encoded by the exons TGTACAATCCCGAGGTAGTCTCTGGTTACAGAGGCAAGAAGCGTCAGGAGGCTCCTCCCCACATCTTCTCCATCTCTGACAACGCTTATCAGGCCATGCAAACGG ATCGTGAAAACCAGTCTATCTTGATCAC CGGAGAATCCGGTGCCGGAAAGACTGTGAACACGAAACGTGTCATccagtactttgcatcggttgcAGCTGCAAGTGATAAGAAGAAGGAGACTCAATCAGCTGGGAAG GGAACCCTGGAGGATCAAATCATCCAGGCTAACCCGTTGCTGGAAGCCTTTGGTAATGCCAAGACAGTGAGAAATGACAACTCATCTCGCTTT GGTAAATTTATCAGAATTCACTTCGGTACCACCGGGAAACTGGCTTCAGCcgatattgaaacat ATCTACTGGAAAAATCCAGAGTAACATTCCAGCTAAAAGCTGAAAGGAGTTACCACATTTTCTACCAGATGATGACCAACCACAAACCAGAAATTGTTG AGGCTTGTCTCATTACCACCAATCCCTATGATTATCAATTCATCAGCCAGGGTGAGATTACTGTCAAGAGTATTGACGATACGGAAGAACTGGTAGCGACTGAT ACTGCTATCGACATCCTGGGCTTTGTCATTGAGGAGAAATGGGGCATCTACAAACTGACTGGTGCAGTAATGCACTTTGGTAATATGAAATTCAAGCAAAAGCAGCGTGAGGAGCAGGCTGAGCCCGATGGCACAGAAG ATGGCGACAAGGTAGCTTACCTAACCGGCCTCAACTCTGCAGATTTGCTAAAGTGTTTATGCTATCCACGAGTAAAGGTTGGCAATGAATTTGTGACCAAAGGTCAGACTGTCCAGCAG GTCCACAACTCAGTTGGTGCCCTTGCCAAATCAATTTTTGAGAAAATGTTCTTGTGGATGGTTATCCGCATCAATCAGCAATTGGACACAAAACAGGCCAGACAGTTTTTCATTGGTGTGCTGGATATTGCTGGGTTCGAAATTTTTGAT TACAACAGCTTAGAACAGTTGTGTATCAACTTCACTAATGAGAAACTGCAGCAGTTCTTCAACCACCACATGTTTGTTCTGGAacaagaggagtacaaaaaggaaGGAATTGATTGGGAATTCATTGACTTTGGTATGGATCTGGCTGCTTGCATTGAACTAATCGAAAAG CCCATGGGTATCTTCTCAATCCTGGAAGAGGAGTGCATGTTCCCCAAGGCCTCAGACACTTCTTTCAAGAATAAACTGCATGACCAGCATCTTGGTAAGTCAAACAACTTCCAGAAACCCAAGCCGGTCAAAGGAAGACCTGAAGCTCACTTCTCACTGGTCCATTATGCAGCCACTGTGGACTATTCCATTACTGGCtggctggaaaagaacaaggacccCCTGAATGAATCTGTGATTGGACTGTTCCAGAAATCATCAGTAAAACTTTTGGGTCATCTCTATGCTGCATCCGCTGAAG CTGAAAGCAGTGGCAAGAAAGCTGGCAAAAAGAAGGGCTCTTCCTTCCAGACAGTATCTGCGCTGTTCAGG GAAAACTTAGGCAAGCTGATGTCTAACCTGAGAACTACGCATCCACATTTTGTGCGTTGTTTAATCCCCAATGAGACAAAGACACCAG GTATTATGGAAAACCACCTTGTCATACACCAGCTGAGGTGCAATGGTGTGCTGGAAGGTATCAGAATCTGCAGAAAGGGATTCCCAAGCAGAATCATCTATGGTGACTTCAAGCAAAG ATACAGGATTCTTAATGCAAGTGCCATTCCTGAAGGTCAATTCATTGATAGCAAGAAGGCCTCCGAGAAACTGTTGGGATCCATTGATGTAGATCACACCCAATATAAATTTGGACACACCAAG GTGTTTTTCAAGGCTGGGCTCTTGGGTGCACTTGAAGAGATGAGAGATGAAAAGTTGGCACAACTCGTTACCCGCACCCAGGCTGTTTGCCGTGGATTCCTAATGAGGGTTGAATTTAAGAGAATGATGGAAAGGAG GGaagcactgtacattctacagtacAACATCCGTTCATTCACAAACGTCAAACATTGGCCATGGATGCAATTGTTTTTCAAGATCAAACCTCTTCTGAAGAGTGCTGAAACTGAAAAGGAAATGGCGAATATGAAAGAAGAGTTTGAGAAAACTAAGGAGGCACTTACCAAATCTGAAGCACGAAGGAAGGAATTAGAAGAGAAAATGGTGTCTCTTTCACAGGAAAAGAATGATCTCCAACTCCAAGTCCAATCG GAAGGTGAAACTCTAGCAGATGCGGAAGAAAGGTGTGAGGGACTGATTAAAAATAAGATTCAACTGGAGGCTAAAGTGAAGGAAATTAATGAAAGATTGGAAGATGAAGAGGAGATGAACGCTGAACTCACAGCTAAGAAGAGAAAACTGGAGGATGAATGTTCAGAACTGAAGAAAGATATTGATGACTTGGAGCTCACattagccaaagttgaaaaagAAAAACATGCCACTGAGAACAAG GTTAAAAACCTCACTGAAGAGATGGCTAGTCTCGATGAAAACATCGCTAAAATAACAAAGGAAAAGAAAGCCCTCCAAGAGGCCCATCAACAGACTTTGGATGACCTCCAGGCTGAGGAAGACAAAGTCAACACTCTAACCAAATCAAAGACTAAGCTGGAACAACAAGTTGATGAT CTCGAAGGTTCGCTTGAACAGGAGAAGAAACTTCGCATGGATCTGGAACGCTCCAAGAGGAAGCTTGAAGGCGACTTGAAATTGTCCCAAGAAACCACAATGGATTTGGAGAATGATAAGCAGCAATTGGATGAGAAGCTAAAAAA GAAGGAATTTGAAATCAGCCAACTTCAAAGCAAAGTTGAAGATGAGCAGGCTTTGGCTTCCCAACTACAGAAAAAGATTAAAGAATTACAG GCTCGTATTGAAGAGCTTGAAGAAGAAATTGAAGCTGAACGTGCCTCTCGTGCTAAAACTGAGAAACAGAGAGCTGATCTTTCTCGGGAACTTGAAGAGATCAGTGAGCGACTGGAAGAAGCTGGCGGTGCAACTGCAGCACAGATTGAAATGAACAAAAAACGCGAAGCAGAGTTTCAGAAAATGCGCCGCGATCTGGAAGAATCTACCCTGCAGCATGAAGCCACGGCCGCTGCTCTTCGTAAGAAGCAGGCCGATAGCGTTGCAGAACTTGGGGAACAAATTGACAATCTGCAACGTGTGAAACAGAAGCTCGAGAAGGAAAAGAGTGAGCTGAAGATGGAAGTTGATGACCTTGCTAGCAACATGGAATCTGTATCGAAAGCCAAG GCAAACCTGGAGAAGGTGGCCCGGACTCTTGAGGACCAGGTCAGCGAACTGAAGACCAAACACGATGAGCATCAACGTTTGATCAACGATTTATCAACGCATAAAGCACGTCTTGGAACTGAGAACG GTGAACTGAATCGCCAGGTAGAGGAGAAGGAAGCCTTGGTATCTCAGCTGACAAGAGGAAAACAAGGGTTTACTCAACAGATCGAGGAGCTCAAGAGGCAGCTGGAGGAAGAAACAAAG GCTAAGAGTGCCTTGGCACATGCTCTGCAATCTGCCCGCCATGACTGTGATTTGATCCGTGAACAATATGAAGAGGAACAGGAGGCAAAGGCTGAGCTCCAGCGTGGCATGTCCAAGGCCAACAGTGAAGTCGCTCAGTGGAGAACAAAATATGAAACTGATGCAATCCAGCGCAcagaggaactggaggaggccaa gaaaaaacttgctcAGCGTTTGCAGGATGCAGAAGAGCACATTGAAGCTGTGAACTCAAAATGTGCTTCATTGGAAAAGACAAAACAGAGGTTGCAGGGTGAAGTAGAGGATCTTATGATCGATGTGGAGAGGGCCAATTCAGCAGCAGCAGCTCTtgacaagaaacagaggaacTTTGACAAG GTTCTGGCAGATTGGAAACAGAAATTTGAGGAAAACCAGGCTGAACTGGAAGCAGCTCAGAAGGAATCCCGCAGTCTGAGTACTGAAGTCTTCAAGATGAAGAATGCATATGAGGAGTCTCTGGAGCACCTTGAAACTCTTAAACGAGAGAACAAGAATCTGCAGC agGAGATCTCGGATCTGACTGAGCATCTGGGTGAAAGCAGCAAGGTCCTCCATGAGCTAGAAAAGGCAAAGAAGACAGCTGAGCAGGAGAAGAGTGAAATTCAGTCGGCTCTGGAGGAGGCAGAG GCCTCTCTGGAACATGAAGAGAGCAAGATCCTCCGTATCCAGCTAGAACTGAACCAAGTAAAATCTGAAGTAGACAGGAAAATTGCAGAGAAAGATGAGGAGATTGAACAGCTGAAGAGGAACCACCAGAGAATTGTAGAGACAATGCAAAATGCCTTGGAGTCTGAAGTCAGGAGCAGAAATGATGCTTTAAGAATCAAAAAGAAAATGGAGGGCGATCTAAATGAAATGGAGATTCAGTTGGGACATGCCAACCGTCAGGCTTCAGAAGCTCAGAAACATCTCAGAAACCTGCAAGGTCAATTAAAG GATACTCAGTTAAAGCTGGATGATGCTTGCAGAAGCCAGGAAGACTTGAAGGAGCAATTGGCCATGGTTGAGCGCAGAAGTGGTCTGCAGCAGGCTGAGATTGAAGAAATAAGAGCAGCACTGGAGCAGACAGATAGAGTTCGCAAGATCGCTGAACAGGAGCTCACTGATGTCACTGAGAGGGTACAGCTGCTGCACTCTCAG AACACAAGTCTCATCAACACAAAGAAGAAACTGGATTCTGACCTGAATCATCTCCAATCTGAAATGGAAGAAACTATTCAGGAATCAAGAAATGCTGAAGATAAAGCAAAGAAGGCTATCACAGAT GCTGCCATGATGGCTGAAGagctgaagaaggagcaggataccAGTGCTCACCTTGAACGAATGAAGAAGAACCTCGAGCAGACAGTGAAGGACCTGCAGCACCGCCTGGATGAGGCTGAGCAGCTGGCaatgaaaggaggaaagaaacagCTCCAGAAACTGGAGTCAAGG GTGCGTGAGCTGGAAAATGAACTGGAAGCTGAGCAGAAGCGAGGCATTGATGCCACCAAAGGTGTTCGCAAATATGAAAGAAGAGTCAAGGAACTGTCCTATCAG TCAGAGGAAGACAGAAAAAATGTTCTGAGACTGCAGGACTTAGTTGACAAGCTGCAGATGAAGGTTAAGGCCTACAAGAGACAATCTGAGGAGTCT GAGGAGCAGGCTAATGTTCATCTGACAAAGTTCAGGAAAGTACAGCATGAACTGGAGGAAGCTGAGGAACGCGCTGACATTGCAGAGTCCCAAGTCACCAAAATTAGATCTAAAAGCCGTGACATAATTGGCAAG GCTGCTGAAGAGTAG